One window of the Salvelinus fontinalis isolate EN_2023a chromosome 2, ASM2944872v1, whole genome shotgun sequence genome contains the following:
- the LOC129831306 gene encoding zinc finger protein 239-like isoform X2 — MDRDRTSTFPSTLPESPGCNSPGSTLLLGLKRVSSLLIDCRKTPGQSGTSRGGHEEDGDLISSRDTSKRGLGGRGLSAQLQPHVADEAEKCLSRSEHFKKHQQRRTGKKPPHCCSDCGKNFTSRSCFIIHQRIHTGERPYFCSQCGKRHISAGRLKEHQRIHTGEKPYRCSQCGKSFALSGTLKSHLRIHTGEKPYCCSQCGRSFAVSTALKSHLRVHTGEKPYCCSQCGKGFTVSSALKSHLIIHTGERPYPCLRCGKSFVSAGNLTVHKRIHTGERPYSCDQCGKSFALASVLTSHRRIHTGKKPYTCEQCGKSFAVASSLTRHQRTHTGEKPYVCLCGKSFAQLGTMKSHQKTKTCRISSPSYTAPVPDP; from the exons GACAGAACTAgcaccttcccctccaccctgCCAGAGTCCCCGGGTTGCAACTCTCCCGGTAGTACCTTACTGCTGGGTCTGAAGAGGGTGTCTTCGTTGCTGATCGACTGCAGGAAAACACCAGGGCAGAGTGGAACTTCGAGAGGTGGACACGAGGAAGATGGAGATTTGATTTCATCAA GGGACACATCTAAACGTGGTCTCGGTGGGAGGGGCTTATCTGCTCAACTTCAACCACATgttgctgacgaggcagagaagtgTCTCTCCAGGTCAGAACACTTCAAGAAACATCAGCAGAGACGTACAGGGAAGAAACCTccccactgctgctctgactgtgggaagaattTCACTAGCCGGAGTTGCTTCATTATTCACCAGCGGATTCACACCGGCGAGAGACCGTACTTCTGCTCTCAGTGTGGGAAGAGGCACATCTCTGCAGGGCGTCTTAAAGAACACCAAAGAATccatacaggagagaaaccttacagatGCTcacagtgtgggaagagttttgctctATCTGGCACCTTAAAATCTCATCTGAGAATCCATACAGGTGAGAAACCATACTGCTGCTCTCAGTGTGGGAGGAGTTTTGCTGTATCTACCGCCTTAAAATCTCACCTGAGAGTTCATACCGGGGAGAAACCGTACTGCTGCTCTCAGTGTGGGAAGGGTTTTACTGTATCTAGTGCCTTAAAATCGCATTTGATAATTCATACTGGCGAGAGGCCTTACCCCTGCCTTCGTTGTGGGAAAAGCTTTGTTAGTGCAGGAAACCTAACTGTACACAAGCGGATACACACTGGAGAGaggccttatagctgtgatcagtgtggaaaGAGCTTTGCTCTAGCTTCCGTGCTGACTTCCCACCGGCGCATACACACTGGAAAGAAACCTTATACCTGTGaacagtgtgggaagagctttgcCGTAGCTTCCTCCCTGACTAGACACCAgcgaacacacactggagagaagccttatgtCTGTCTATGTGGAAAGAGCTTTGCTCAGTTAGGGACAATGAAAAGTCACCAGAAAACAAAAACGTGCCGTATTTCATCTCCCTCCTATACGGCACCAGTTCCAGATCCCTAA
- the LOC129831306 gene encoding zinc finger protein 239-like isoform X1 translates to MKNAERIASRMDRDRTSTFPSTLPESPGCNSPGSTLLLGLKRVSSLLIDCRKTPGQSGTSRGGHEEDGDLISSRDTSKRGLGGRGLSAQLQPHVADEAEKCLSRSEHFKKHQQRRTGKKPPHCCSDCGKNFTSRSCFIIHQRIHTGERPYFCSQCGKRHISAGRLKEHQRIHTGEKPYRCSQCGKSFALSGTLKSHLRIHTGEKPYCCSQCGRSFAVSTALKSHLRVHTGEKPYCCSQCGKGFTVSSALKSHLIIHTGERPYPCLRCGKSFVSAGNLTVHKRIHTGERPYSCDQCGKSFALASVLTSHRRIHTGKKPYTCEQCGKSFAVASSLTRHQRTHTGEKPYVCLCGKSFAQLGTMKSHQKTKTCRISSPSYTAPVPDP, encoded by the exons GACAGAACTAgcaccttcccctccaccctgCCAGAGTCCCCGGGTTGCAACTCTCCCGGTAGTACCTTACTGCTGGGTCTGAAGAGGGTGTCTTCGTTGCTGATCGACTGCAGGAAAACACCAGGGCAGAGTGGAACTTCGAGAGGTGGACACGAGGAAGATGGAGATTTGATTTCATCAA GGGACACATCTAAACGTGGTCTCGGTGGGAGGGGCTTATCTGCTCAACTTCAACCACATgttgctgacgaggcagagaagtgTCTCTCCAGGTCAGAACACTTCAAGAAACATCAGCAGAGACGTACAGGGAAGAAACCTccccactgctgctctgactgtgggaagaattTCACTAGCCGGAGTTGCTTCATTATTCACCAGCGGATTCACACCGGCGAGAGACCGTACTTCTGCTCTCAGTGTGGGAAGAGGCACATCTCTGCAGGGCGTCTTAAAGAACACCAAAGAATccatacaggagagaaaccttacagatGCTcacagtgtgggaagagttttgctctATCTGGCACCTTAAAATCTCATCTGAGAATCCATACAGGTGAGAAACCATACTGCTGCTCTCAGTGTGGGAGGAGTTTTGCTGTATCTACCGCCTTAAAATCTCACCTGAGAGTTCATACCGGGGAGAAACCGTACTGCTGCTCTCAGTGTGGGAAGGGTTTTACTGTATCTAGTGCCTTAAAATCGCATTTGATAATTCATACTGGCGAGAGGCCTTACCCCTGCCTTCGTTGTGGGAAAAGCTTTGTTAGTGCAGGAAACCTAACTGTACACAAGCGGATACACACTGGAGAGaggccttatagctgtgatcagtgtggaaaGAGCTTTGCTCTAGCTTCCGTGCTGACTTCCCACCGGCGCATACACACTGGAAAGAAACCTTATACCTGTGaacagtgtgggaagagctttgcCGTAGCTTCCTCCCTGACTAGACACCAgcgaacacacactggagagaagccttatgtCTGTCTATGTGGAAAGAGCTTTGCTCAGTTAGGGACAATGAAAAGTCACCAGAAAACAAAAACGTGCCGTATTTCATCTCCCTCCTATACGGCACCAGTTCCAGATCCCTAA
- the LOC129831306 gene encoding zinc finger protein 239-like isoform X4, with amino-acid sequence MGSCFTHQIQTAISMTQRKTGFVGPGDTSKRGLGGRGLSAQLQPHVADEAEKCLSRSEHFKKHQQRRTGKKPPHCCSDCGKNFTSRSCFIIHQRIHTGERPYFCSQCGKRHISAGRLKEHQRIHTGEKPYRCSQCGKSFALSGTLKSHLRIHTGEKPYCCSQCGRSFAVSTALKSHLRVHTGEKPYCCSQCGKGFTVSSALKSHLIIHTGERPYPCLRCGKSFVSAGNLTVHKRIHTGERPYSCDQCGKSFALASVLTSHRRIHTGKKPYTCEQCGKSFAVASSLTRHQRTHTGEKPYVCLCGKSFAQLGTMKSHQKTKTCRISSPSYTAPVPDP; translated from the exons ATGGGCTCATGCTTTACACACCAAATCCagactgccatcagcatgacgcaacgaAAAACGGGATTTGTCGGACCAG GGGACACATCTAAACGTGGTCTCGGTGGGAGGGGCTTATCTGCTCAACTTCAACCACATgttgctgacgaggcagagaagtgTCTCTCCAGGTCAGAACACTTCAAGAAACATCAGCAGAGACGTACAGGGAAGAAACCTccccactgctgctctgactgtgggaagaattTCACTAGCCGGAGTTGCTTCATTATTCACCAGCGGATTCACACCGGCGAGAGACCGTACTTCTGCTCTCAGTGTGGGAAGAGGCACATCTCTGCAGGGCGTCTTAAAGAACACCAAAGAATccatacaggagagaaaccttacagatGCTcacagtgtgggaagagttttgctctATCTGGCACCTTAAAATCTCATCTGAGAATCCATACAGGTGAGAAACCATACTGCTGCTCTCAGTGTGGGAGGAGTTTTGCTGTATCTACCGCCTTAAAATCTCACCTGAGAGTTCATACCGGGGAGAAACCGTACTGCTGCTCTCAGTGTGGGAAGGGTTTTACTGTATCTAGTGCCTTAAAATCGCATTTGATAATTCATACTGGCGAGAGGCCTTACCCCTGCCTTCGTTGTGGGAAAAGCTTTGTTAGTGCAGGAAACCTAACTGTACACAAGCGGATACACACTGGAGAGaggccttatagctgtgatcagtgtggaaaGAGCTTTGCTCTAGCTTCCGTGCTGACTTCCCACCGGCGCATACACACTGGAAAGAAACCTTATACCTGTGaacagtgtgggaagagctttgcCGTAGCTTCCTCCCTGACTAGACACCAgcgaacacacactggagagaagccttatgtCTGTCTATGTGGAAAGAGCTTTGCTCAGTTAGGGACAATGAAAAGTCACCAGAAAACAAAAACGTGCCGTATTTCATCTCCCTCCTATACGGCACCAGTTCCAGATCCCTAA